A window from Listeria seeligeri serovar 1/2b str. SLCC3954 encodes these proteins:
- a CDS encoding sugar phosphate isomerase/epimerase family protein, with protein sequence MKLGVFTPLFANLSLEDMLDKVKAAGLDSVEIGTGGNPGNHHCPTDELLESESARKAYLEKFTSRGLTISAFSCHDNPISPNKAEADAADEILRKSIKLASLMNVPVVNTFSGTAGDSDDAKAPNWPVIPWPTVYSDIKAWQWETKLIPYWKEIGELTAEANVKIGIELHGGFLCHTPYTILKLREETNDAIGVNLDPSHLWWQGIDPVGAIKILGKAGAIHHFHAKDTYLDQDNINMYGLTDMQPYGDVQTRAWTFRSVGCGHSLTEWSDIMSALRTYGYDYVVSIEHEDPLMSIDEGFDRAVTNLKSILITDKPLDMWWA encoded by the coding sequence ATGAAATTAGGCGTATTTACACCATTATTTGCAAATTTATCTTTAGAGGATATGTTAGATAAAGTAAAAGCTGCTGGACTTGATTCAGTGGAAATTGGTACAGGCGGAAATCCTGGAAACCATCATTGTCCAACAGACGAACTACTGGAAAGTGAATCAGCACGAAAGGCTTATTTAGAAAAATTCACTAGCCGTGGATTAACAATTAGCGCCTTTAGTTGCCATGATAATCCAATTTCACCAAATAAAGCAGAAGCAGATGCCGCAGATGAGATTTTGCGTAAATCAATTAAGTTGGCTTCATTAATGAATGTACCAGTAGTTAATACATTTTCTGGAACAGCGGGAGATAGTGATGATGCTAAAGCGCCTAACTGGCCAGTCATTCCATGGCCAACTGTTTATAGTGATATTAAAGCTTGGCAATGGGAAACAAAACTAATTCCTTATTGGAAAGAAATTGGTGAACTTACAGCAGAAGCAAATGTGAAAATCGGTATTGAATTACACGGCGGTTTCCTTTGCCATACCCCGTACACTATTTTAAAACTTCGGGAAGAAACAAATGACGCAATTGGTGTGAACCTTGATCCGAGTCATTTATGGTGGCAAGGAATTGACCCAGTCGGTGCGATTAAAATTCTTGGAAAAGCAGGCGCGATTCATCATTTTCATGCGAAAGATACTTATTTAGATCAAGACAATATTAATATGTATGGTTTAACTGATATGCAACCTTATGGAGATGTACAAACTCGTGCTTGGACTTTCCGTTCAGTTGGTTGTGGACACAGTTTAACAGAATGGTCTGACATTATGAGTGCGCTTAGAACATATGGATATGATTATGTTGTTAGTATCGAACATGAAGACCCATTAATGTCGATTGACGAAGGTTTTGACCGAGCGGTGACAAATTTAAAATCCATTTTGATAACTGATAAGCCACTGGATATGTGGTGGGCTTAA
- a CDS encoding ThuA domain-containing protein, which translates to MTRVTVWNEFLHEKEDDEVLAIYPDGIHGQIASFLEKAGFDAGTATLEESEHGLTEEVLANTDVLIWWGHIGHDRVEDKIVDRVQKRVLEGMGLIVLHSGHMSKIFMRLMGTSCDLKWREANEKERLWVVDPTHPIAKGIGEFIELDEEEMYGEHFDIPTPDELIFLGWFEGGEVFRSGITYKRGNGRIFYFQPGHESYPTYHHPEIQQVIINGVHWCADARDTYPTYGNHQPLEKIGRK; encoded by the coding sequence ATGACACGCGTAACTGTTTGGAATGAATTTTTGCATGAAAAAGAAGATGATGAGGTACTTGCGATTTATCCAGATGGCATCCACGGTCAAATTGCTAGTTTTCTAGAAAAAGCTGGGTTTGATGCAGGAACAGCCACGTTAGAAGAGTCTGAACATGGACTTACAGAAGAAGTACTAGCGAACACGGACGTCCTTATTTGGTGGGGACACATTGGTCATGATCGTGTAGAAGATAAAATTGTTGATCGTGTTCAAAAGCGCGTTTTGGAAGGAATGGGGCTTATCGTACTTCATTCTGGTCATATGTCAAAAATCTTTATGCGCTTAATGGGTACTAGTTGCGATTTGAAATGGCGTGAAGCGAATGAAAAAGAGCGACTTTGGGTTGTAGATCCAACGCATCCTATTGCAAAAGGTATCGGCGAATTTATTGAATTAGATGAAGAAGAAATGTATGGTGAGCATTTTGATATTCCTACTCCAGACGAACTAATTTTCTTAGGTTGGTTCGAAGGTGGGGAAGTATTCCGAAGTGGCATTACCTATAAACGAGGAAACGGCCGGATTTTCTACTTCCAACCAGGTCATGAATCCTACCCAACTTACCATCATCCAGAAATACAACAAGTAATTATTAACGGGGTTCATTGGTGTGCAGACGCAAGAGACACCTATCCGACATATGGAAATCATCAACCACTTGAAAAAATTGGGAGGAAATAA